ACACATTCGTGCTCGTTGAAGATCAAAAATCCCAGGTTGTGAACGGAGAACTCCATGTTGAAGAGGTCGCTGTCATTCGACCGTTACAGGGCGGAAAAGAAGCCATGGATGAACTTATGAACTCTCACGGAAAAGTCTTTGTGTATCACACCAAACATGATGAGGTTGTGATGCCGATTCGCACAAAACCTGCATATTGAGGCGTCGTCCAATGATGAAGCTAGACTTTCGGCAAGGGCTGCTTTTTGTTTCCGTCACATTGTCATTCAACGGAAGTCTCATACAGTCGACGATGTTATCTTGGACACAGGTGCAGCCCATTCACTTATTGCCGTGACCTTATAGTTGCAGCATTTGTACTGTTGAGGGAGCGCCAGCGCCCCCTATGATTCACCGGTGTGTTCGTTCTGTTCAAATATGGTCCTGGAAATGGTATGACGCTGCATTGAACCGGATCGAACGATTGAAGTCGAAGGTATGCCATGAAGTGACAGTTGATCGATAATCATCGCCAGGTGATCAAGTGATGTTGCTACAGCTTTGACAATCACTGAATCGCTTCCAGTTAACCGAAAGCACTCAAGGACCTCAGGAATCTTAGTCACTTCTGTAAATGTGTGACTGCAGCTTCGTCCCCCAATGCTGTTAAGGTAAATGATTGCCATAACCGGTAACCCCAATTGCGTCAAACTGACTTCTGCATGATAACCAGTAATGATTCCCGCTTCTTCCATCTTGCGAATACGTTCAGTAACAGACGGTGAAGAAAGTCCAACCCGTTTGCCCAGTTCACTGTAGGAAATACGTGCATCCTGTTGTAACTCGCGGATGATGTTCCACCCTGTCTCGTCGAGAAGCTTTTCGATTTCTAAGGCCATACCTAATCAACCCCTTAATTCTTAAGGTGAGTGAATGAAAACTCCAGAGTTTTTGCATGTAGTTTACCATGCGTAGACGCTATCCTTAAATTATTCAAAGAGCCGCTATCTTGAATGAATTCGACAAGCATGGAGGAAAAATCAAATGCCTACGCAGATTCTTGGTTTAGGAGGTAGCTTGCGTGCCGGGTCCGGCACAGTTATGGCCCTAAATATTGCACTTGCCGGTGCAGAGGAACAGGGCGCTAGGACTCGACTGATGGACCTTGCAAGCCTACGTCTCCCTTTATTCAACGGAAGCGATGGAATCGACGGATATTCATCAAAGGAACAAGCAGCAATTACATCTCTATTGGATGCAGTGGACGAGGCGCAAGGGGTCATCCTGGGTTCCCCAACGTATCACAACACTATTAGTGGATCGCTTAAGAACGCCCTGGATTTTCTCGAGATTTTAAGGGAGGATGGACCCTCACGATTCACGGGAAAAATCGTCGGATTGACAACCGTACAGGGAGGCGGCTCTGGAACAGGAAACAACACCCTCACCACCATGTTGTTGGCTGCAAGAGCCATGGGGGCATGGGTACCGCCTACAATCGTTTCTATCCCTGGGGGGAGCGACATGTTCCAAGAGGACAGTCATCATACAGACAGTACTATTGAACTGCGGCTGCGAGCACTAGGTGCTGAGGTAGCCCGTGCAAGTGAAATGTTTTCTGCATACTGGAGTTCAATATGAGTGTCAACGTGTTACCCAGACTCAACCATCTTGTCATAAAGAACCACTGGCGGTGGTGGTTTGAATGATTTGGGCATATATCTCTGTATGCTTAATCTACGGGACTACGTTTTGGGCAATCCGCGCGGGTGATGAGGCAGGAATGCCTCCATTCCTGTTTGCGAGCGTAAGATTTGCAGTTGCTGGAATGATTATACTGCTAGCGGTTTACTTTCACGGCACCAATTCCTTCCCAAGGTCGTCGAAGGTGTACGCGAAGTTAGCGTTAATTGGTGTCTTTAATACCACCTCAGTATTCGCAGTCGTCTATCTTGTAGAACAGTACATCCCATCCTGTTACACCGCACTTATGGCCAGTACAATGCCGATTGTAACTTTAATTCTCGGGAATATCCGTCATAACGAAGGATTGACGAGGATTCAGTACGTGGGACTCGTGTGTGGATTTATTGGCATGTTTATCGTGGCATGGACGGGCATAACACAAGATATCCCTCACTGGATTCTGAGTAGCATAGCCTTGATTGTTGTCCATGTTCTTGCTGCAATTGGCGTGATGCAGTCACGGTCACTTTCAGCTTCTCGTATTTCACCATCCGTCATCAGCGGTTTTCAATCGCTATTCGGCAGCAT
The Alicyclobacillus curvatus genome window above contains:
- a CDS encoding Lrp/AsnC family transcriptional regulator, which produces MALEIEKLLDETGWNIIRELQQDARISYSELGKRVGLSSPSVTERIRKMEEAGIITGYHAEVSLTQLGLPVMAIIYLNSIGGRSCSHTFTEVTKIPEVLECFRLTGSDSVIVKAVATSLDHLAMIIDQLSLHGIPSTSIVRSGSMQRHTISRTIFEQNEHTGES
- a CDS encoding NAD(P)H-dependent oxidoreductase — encoded protein: MPTQILGLGGSLRAGSGTVMALNIALAGAEEQGARTRLMDLASLRLPLFNGSDGIDGYSSKEQAAITSLLDAVDEAQGVILGSPTYHNTISGSLKNALDFLEILREDGPSRFTGKIVGLTTVQGGGSGTGNNTLTTMLLAARAMGAWVPPTIVSIPGGSDMFQEDSHHTDSTIELRLRALGAEVARASEMFSAYWSSI
- a CDS encoding EamA family transporter, producing MIWAYISVCLIYGTTFWAIRAGDEAGMPPFLFASVRFAVAGMIILLAVYFHGTNSFPRSSKVYAKLALIGVFNTTSVFAVVYLVEQYIPSCYTALMASTMPIVTLILGNIRHNEGLTRIQYVGLVCGFIGMFIVAWTGITQDIPHWILSSIALIVVHVLAAIGVMQSRSLSASRISPSVISGFQSLFGSIGLFLLAAVTKGLSLQHVSSWHAGLWALLYLTFFGSVIASTLYFWLVKVIGPTIASTWTYVSPIVAIIVGHFWDHEQITTWTVVGTAVILSGILMSNLQSLRVAFRQKLVATQKSKNTLGSQ